A genomic window from Labrys wisconsinensis includes:
- a CDS encoding dicarboxylate/amino acid:cation symporter, with translation MAPIAITPPAASRKRPFYASLYVQVLVAIAAGIALGHYYPDLGTSLKPLGDAFIKLIKMVIAPVIFLTVVTGIAGVSDLKKVGRVFLKAMAYFLVFSTLALIVGLIVGNVVQPGAGLNVDPAALDPKAVAEFTEKAHDQTVVGFLVNIIPATPVSAFAGGDVLQVLFFSVLFGIALALVGERAAPVMAVLQSLSQAMFRLVAILMRAAPVGAFGAMAFTIGKFGIGAVAKLLFLILTFYATSVLFVVLVLGAVCLFNGFSIFALIRYIKEELLLVLGTSSSEAALPSLMEKMERAGCKGSVVGLVIPTGYSFNLDGTNIYMTLAALFIAQATGIHLSAGEQILLLLVAMLSSKGAAGITGAGFITLAATLSVVPSVPVAGMALILGIDRFMSECRALTNLVGNAVATIVVARWEGELDRERLAAALSGEAEAAPVPALAPAE, from the coding sequence ATGGCCCCCATCGCGATCACCCCACCGGCCGCTTCGCGCAAGCGACCATTCTATGCCAGCCTCTATGTCCAGGTGCTGGTCGCCATCGCCGCCGGCATCGCGCTCGGCCATTACTATCCCGATCTCGGCACCAGCCTGAAGCCGCTGGGCGATGCCTTCATCAAGCTGATCAAGATGGTGATCGCGCCGGTGATCTTCCTCACCGTCGTCACCGGCATCGCCGGGGTGAGCGACCTGAAGAAGGTCGGACGCGTCTTCCTCAAGGCGATGGCCTATTTCTTGGTGTTCTCGACCCTGGCGCTGATCGTCGGCCTGATCGTCGGCAACGTGGTCCAGCCCGGCGCGGGCCTCAACGTCGATCCCGCCGCGCTCGATCCGAAGGCGGTGGCCGAGTTCACCGAGAAGGCGCACGACCAGACCGTGGTCGGCTTCCTCGTGAACATCATCCCGGCGACGCCGGTCAGCGCCTTCGCCGGCGGCGACGTGCTGCAGGTCTTGTTCTTCTCCGTGCTGTTCGGCATCGCCCTGGCGCTGGTCGGCGAGCGGGCGGCGCCGGTCATGGCGGTGCTGCAGTCGCTGTCGCAGGCGATGTTCCGCCTGGTCGCCATCCTGATGCGGGCCGCGCCGGTCGGCGCCTTCGGCGCCATGGCCTTCACCATCGGCAAGTTCGGCATCGGCGCCGTGGCCAAGCTGCTGTTCCTGATCCTGACCTTCTACGCCACCTCGGTGCTGTTCGTGGTGCTGGTGCTGGGGGCGGTGTGCCTCTTCAACGGCTTCTCGATCTTCGCGCTGATCCGCTACATCAAGGAGGAGCTGCTCCTCGTGCTCGGCACCAGCTCGTCCGAGGCGGCGCTGCCGAGCTTGATGGAGAAGATGGAGCGGGCCGGCTGCAAGGGCTCGGTGGTCGGCCTGGTCATCCCCACCGGCTATTCCTTCAACCTCGACGGCACCAACATCTACATGACGCTGGCGGCGCTGTTCATCGCCCAGGCGACCGGCATCCATCTCTCGGCCGGCGAGCAGATCCTGCTCCTCCTTGTGGCGATGCTCAGCTCCAAGGGCGCGGCCGGCATCACCGGCGCCGGCTTCATCACCCTGGCGGCGACGCTGTCCGTGGTGCCGTCGGTGCCGGTTGCCGGCATGGCGCTGATCCTGGGCATCGACCGCTTCATGTCGGAATGCCGGGCGCTCACCAACCTGGTCGGCAATGCGGTGGCGACCATCGTGGTGGCGCGCTGGGAAGGCGAGCTCGACCGCGAGCGGCTGGCCGCGGCCCTGAGCGGCGAGGCCGAGGCCGCACCGGTGCCGGCGCTCGCCCCGGCGGAGTGA
- a CDS encoding sensor histidine kinase yields the protein MIRSPILDRLSRRRGEWLAFAAVAATVLGLTAWLAGEVGRSRAAEALRAQAAGSATLNVAVLRAELEKQRALPYVLSQDPDVQAALAGHEPVRIAALNAKLETLVRGTRTAVIYLIDASGTAIVSSNWREPTSFVGSNYRFRPYFTGAVTDGAAEHFALGTVSKRPGLYISRRIGEPNALLGVVVVKVEFDQVEADWGQSGAAVYVADPRGIVLLTSEPDWRFLAEAPIAPGDAGAIRASLQFGNAPLTPLPLRPRDAGTAGADFAALPDGSLQLASESAVPSTPWRLHLLLPADDALAAGARTARIAALGGAGSVLALAGLLLHRRQRSRTRAAEAVEARAELERRVEARTRDLSAANAQLTREIDERQRIEAKLQVARDELAQANRLATLGQVTAGLAHEVNQPVAAIRSYADNAVAFLDRGDHAAVRDNLATVAGLTERIGAITGTLRGFSRKATGETGPLALVEALDGALMLVGTRARRLGVALDADRPEPGLAVIANRVRLEQVLVNLLQNALDALEERPEPAIRIGLAATPMEAILTVADNGPGIAPEVLAALFTPFLTTKPRGVGLGLVISKDIVDEFGGHLAADNAPGGGACFTLTLRRAP from the coding sequence ATGATCCGAAGCCCGATCCTGGACCGTCTTTCCCGGCGCCGCGGGGAATGGCTGGCCTTCGCCGCCGTCGCCGCGACCGTGCTCGGCCTCACCGCCTGGCTGGCCGGCGAGGTCGGCCGCAGCCGGGCCGCCGAGGCGCTGCGGGCCCAGGCCGCCGGCAGCGCCACGCTCAACGTCGCGGTGCTGCGCGCCGAGCTGGAGAAGCAGCGCGCCCTGCCCTACGTGCTGTCGCAGGATCCCGACGTGCAGGCCGCCCTCGCCGGCCACGAGCCGGTGCGCATCGCCGCCCTCAACGCCAAGCTGGAGACGCTGGTGCGCGGCACCCGCACGGCGGTGATCTACCTCATCGACGCGTCGGGCACCGCCATCGTCTCCAGCAACTGGCGCGAGCCGACCAGCTTCGTCGGCAGCAATTATCGCTTCCGCCCCTATTTCACCGGCGCCGTCACCGACGGGGCGGCCGAGCATTTCGCCCTCGGCACGGTGAGCAAGCGGCCCGGCCTCTACATCTCCCGGCGCATCGGCGAACCCAACGCCCTGCTCGGCGTGGTCGTGGTCAAGGTCGAGTTCGACCAGGTCGAAGCGGACTGGGGCCAGTCCGGCGCCGCGGTCTATGTCGCCGATCCGCGCGGTATCGTGCTCCTGACCAGCGAGCCCGACTGGCGCTTCCTGGCCGAGGCGCCGATCGCGCCCGGCGATGCCGGAGCGATCCGCGCCAGCCTGCAGTTCGGCAATGCGCCGCTGACGCCGCTGCCGCTGCGCCCGCGCGACGCCGGCACGGCCGGCGCCGACTTCGCTGCCCTCCCCGACGGCTCGCTGCAGCTCGCCAGCGAAAGCGCGGTGCCTTCGACGCCCTGGCGCCTGCATCTGCTCCTGCCTGCCGACGATGCGCTCGCGGCCGGCGCGCGCACCGCCCGCATCGCCGCGCTCGGCGGCGCCGGCTCGGTGCTGGCGCTGGCCGGGCTGCTGCTGCACCGGCGCCAGCGCAGCCGGACGCGGGCGGCGGAGGCGGTCGAGGCGCGGGCCGAGCTGGAGCGCCGCGTCGAGGCGCGCACCCGCGACCTCAGCGCCGCCAACGCGCAGCTGACCCGCGAGATCGACGAGCGCCAGCGCATCGAGGCCAAGCTGCAGGTGGCGCGCGACGAGCTGGCGCAGGCCAATCGGCTGGCCACGCTCGGCCAGGTCACGGCGGGCCTGGCGCACGAGGTCAACCAGCCGGTCGCGGCGATCCGCAGCTATGCCGACAACGCCGTCGCCTTCCTCGACCGCGGCGACCATGCCGCGGTGCGCGACAACCTCGCCACCGTGGCCGGGCTGACCGAGCGCATCGGCGCCATCACCGGGACGCTGCGCGGCTTCTCGCGCAAGGCGACCGGCGAGACCGGCCCGCTTGCCCTGGTCGAGGCGCTCGACGGCGCCCTGATGCTGGTCGGCACCCGCGCCCGCCGCCTCGGCGTGGCCCTCGACGCCGACCGGCCGGAACCAGGCCTCGCCGTCATCGCCAACCGCGTCCGGCTGGAGCAGGTGCTGGTCAACCTCCTGCAGAACGCCCTCGACGCGCTGGAAGAACGGCCGGAGCCGGCGATCCGCATCGGCCTCGCCGCGACGCCGATGGAGGCCATCCTCACTGTCGCCGACAACGGCCCCGGCATCGCGCCGGAGGTGCTGGCGGCCCTGTTCACGCCCTTCCTCACCACCAAGCCGCGCGGCGTCGGCCTCGGCCTGGTGATCTCAAAGGACATCGTCGACGAGTTCGGCGGGCACCTGGCGGCCGACAACGCCCCCGGCGGCGGCGCCTGCTTCACCCTGACCTTGCGGAGGGCGCCATGA
- a CDS encoding sigma-54-dependent transcriptional regulator, with protein sequence MTESAMTGATLPVAFVDDDAELRRANAQTLALAGFRPLPFESATAALAAIDASFAGVVVTDLRMPGMDGMDLYRRLAALDPDLPVILVTGHGDIATAVEAMREGVYDFLAKPFAADRLIQSVRRAAEKRALVMENRRLRAAAEAAEPDSPLIGDAPAIRRLRETLRAIADADVDVLVVGETGSGKEVVAGLLHRLSRRQVREFVALNCAALPESVIESELFGHEPGAFTGAQKKRVGLIEHSSGGTLFLDEIESMPLGTQARLLRVLERREVMPVGANIVRAVDLRVVAAAKVDLGDPRQRAGFREDLYHRLNVVTLRVPPLRERRADVPLLFAHFQARAAQRFRREAPALTEPVRRHLLEHDWPGNVRELVHFAERVVLGLAEVGAAPPAAAPDGASLPERVERYEAGLIREALARHRGDVRSTLEALGLPRKTFYDKLQRYGISRSSYEG encoded by the coding sequence ATGACCGAAAGCGCCATGACCGGGGCCACCCTGCCCGTCGCCTTCGTCGACGACGACGCGGAGCTGCGCCGCGCCAATGCCCAGACCCTGGCGCTCGCCGGCTTCCGCCCCCTGCCCTTCGAGAGCGCGACCGCCGCCCTCGCGGCCATCGATGCCAGCTTCGCCGGCGTGGTGGTGACCGACCTGCGCATGCCCGGCATGGACGGCATGGACCTCTATCGCCGGCTGGCGGCGCTGGATCCGGACCTGCCGGTCATCCTCGTCACCGGCCATGGCGACATCGCCACCGCGGTCGAGGCGATGCGCGAGGGCGTCTACGACTTCCTGGCCAAGCCCTTCGCCGCCGACCGGCTGATCCAGAGCGTGCGGCGGGCGGCGGAGAAGCGCGCGCTGGTGATGGAGAACCGGCGCCTGCGCGCCGCGGCGGAGGCAGCCGAGCCGGACTCGCCGCTGATCGGCGACGCCCCGGCGATCCGCCGCCTGCGCGAGACCCTGCGCGCCATCGCCGACGCCGATGTCGACGTGCTGGTGGTCGGCGAGACCGGCAGCGGCAAGGAGGTGGTTGCCGGCCTGCTGCACCGGCTGTCGCGCCGCCAGGTGCGCGAGTTCGTCGCCCTCAACTGCGCCGCCCTGCCGGAGAGCGTGATCGAGAGCGAGCTCTTCGGCCACGAGCCCGGCGCCTTCACCGGCGCGCAGAAGAAGCGGGTCGGGCTGATCGAGCATTCCAGCGGCGGCACGCTGTTCCTCGACGAGATCGAGAGCATGCCGCTCGGCACCCAGGCCCGGCTGCTGCGGGTGCTGGAGCGGCGCGAGGTCATGCCGGTCGGCGCCAACATCGTGCGCGCGGTCGATCTCCGGGTGGTCGCCGCCGCCAAGGTCGACCTCGGCGACCCCCGCCAGCGCGCCGGCTTCCGGGAGGACCTCTACCACCGCCTCAACGTGGTGACGCTGCGGGTGCCGCCGCTGCGCGAGCGGCGCGCGGACGTGCCGCTGCTGTTCGCCCATTTCCAGGCGCGGGCGGCGCAGCGCTTCCGGCGCGAGGCGCCGGCCCTGACCGAGCCTGTGCGCCGCCACCTCCTCGAGCACGACTGGCCCGGCAATGTGCGCGAGCTGGTGCATTTCGCCGAGCGCGTGGTGCTGGGCCTCGCCGAGGTCGGGGCCGCGCCGCCCGCCGCCGCGCCGGACGGGGCGAGCCTGCCCGAGCGGGTCGAGCGCTACGAGGCCGGGCTGATCCGCGAGGCCCTCGCCCGGCACAGGGGCGACGTGCGCTCCACCCTCGAAGCGCTCGGCCTCCCGCGCAAGACCTTCTACGACAAGCTGCAGCGCTACGGCATCAGCCGATCGAGCTACGAGGGGTAG
- a CDS encoding HD domain-containing protein: MKTERIRDPVHDIIAFEDGGLVDEAAWSLLRTPDVQRLRRIKQLGVSEFVFPSASHTRFAHSVGVFHNARRLVRLIEREINLKRVNGEFDQARAKVALFAALLHDIGHGPFSHAFEEARKFLAGAQGGARPTKASIRKHEAFTADMIEDPSGAIGEILERADVRPQDVADLIRSETPADMYHAVVSSSFDADRLDYLIRDRYMTGTGAGAIDLEWLMDNVRVAEIDFSPPDADGGDPIYEHSFCLGYKAKDAAEDFLLARYRLYTNVYFHKTTRGIEQLVSLFFRLVARSVIEKGSVRGLADDHPLVRFFMPGGDTTANYRALDDTVAWGAIHLVAASGDDAARAIARRILNRERPICLDIQQAFPEEAERQRRLKHKLDSQFKDQLNESVFRDSAKLSLYGEIGADDGRAQKRLMIQMADGNLKEISDFKDATIARSDRQRAFERYYFLNEADFKLAQGVVDSVRGRSA; the protein is encoded by the coding sequence ATGAAAACTGAACGTATCCGTGATCCCGTTCACGATATCATCGCCTTCGAGGATGGCGGGCTCGTCGATGAGGCGGCATGGTCTCTGCTCAGAACGCCGGACGTGCAGCGGTTGCGGCGCATCAAGCAACTCGGCGTGTCCGAATTCGTCTTCCCTTCCGCCAGCCATACGCGCTTTGCCCATTCGGTTGGGGTTTTCCACAATGCGCGCCGTCTCGTCCGGCTGATCGAGCGCGAGATCAACCTGAAGCGCGTGAACGGCGAGTTTGACCAGGCTCGCGCCAAGGTTGCCTTGTTCGCCGCCCTTCTTCACGACATCGGCCATGGCCCGTTCAGCCATGCTTTCGAGGAGGCGCGAAAGTTTCTGGCAGGCGCGCAAGGCGGAGCGAGGCCGACAAAGGCGAGCATCCGCAAGCACGAAGCCTTCACGGCGGACATGATCGAAGATCCGTCCGGGGCGATCGGCGAGATCCTGGAAAGGGCGGATGTCAGGCCGCAGGACGTTGCCGATCTGATCAGGTCGGAGACACCCGCCGACATGTATCACGCGGTCGTGTCGAGCTCGTTCGATGCTGATCGTTTGGACTATCTCATTCGCGATCGCTACATGACCGGCACCGGGGCGGGGGCCATCGATCTCGAATGGCTGATGGACAATGTGCGTGTGGCGGAGATCGATTTTTCCCCGCCGGACGCAGATGGTGGCGATCCGATCTACGAACACAGTTTTTGCCTCGGCTACAAGGCGAAGGATGCGGCGGAAGATTTTCTGCTCGCTCGATACCGGCTGTATACGAATGTCTACTTTCACAAGACCACGCGCGGAATCGAGCAGCTCGTTTCATTGTTCTTCCGACTCGTTGCACGCAGCGTCATCGAGAAAGGAAGCGTCCGCGGACTTGCGGACGACCATCCTCTGGTGCGGTTTTTCATGCCGGGCGGTGATACGACCGCAAACTATCGGGCATTGGACGATACGGTCGCGTGGGGGGCGATCCATCTGGTCGCAGCGTCGGGTGATGACGCTGCCCGTGCGATCGCGCGCCGAATTCTGAATCGAGAGCGCCCGATCTGCCTCGACATACAGCAAGCGTTTCCGGAGGAAGCCGAGAGGCAGCGCCGGCTCAAGCACAAGCTGGATTCGCAATTCAAGGATCAGCTGAACGAGAGCGTGTTTCGCGACTCGGCCAAACTATCGCTCTACGGCGAGATTGGAGCTGACGACGGGCGAGCCCAAAAGCGCCTGATGATCCAGATGGCGGACGGCAATCTGAAGGAGATCTCGGATTTCAAGGACGCGACGATCGCCCGCTCGGACCGGCAAAGGGCGTTCGAACGGTACTATTTTCTCAATGAAGCAGACTTCAAATTGGCGCAAGGTGTCGTCGATTCGGTTCGAGGGAGGAGCGCATGA